CAAGAAAGTGTCTTAATATCTCCACATCTTTCTTTAGGATATTCTCAAGGAACATTCGAAAATCCACGATTTCAAAGTCACTTATTGCTCTTGGGTCCGATATATTTTCGAACTCTTCCTTGAAGTCGTATTTCGATTCCTCCCTATATTTCCAAAGCTTTCTGGCCTTGGATCTCATCATTCCGGGCAGGCGCTTTTTGACATAATCCATAAGCTCCCCTGTCTTCTTAATCTTTTCCTGCGTTCTGCCCTTCAAAAGCTCCAATAAAGCCAAATGCCCTTCCTGAACAAGGTCCTCGAAGTCCTCACGCGAATTGGCATACCTCCTTGCCGTCGCAATGATCAACTTACTGAAGTCCTTATTCATCTTCATGATAACTAAGCTTTACCTCCTTGGTCAAGTCCTATATTTTGTGTAAATTTGTTTTGGTCTCTGGTAATGGTCTTATGCATTTTTCTTATTTTTTGTTAAAGGCAATAGATTTTAGGGCTTGATCTAGATTGCTGTTGTGAAAGATATTCATAGTACTCATCCATATCAAGGTACTTCCTTCCACCAGCCCACTTGTTGTCTATCTCAAGAAGAACTGCGCCAAGCAACCTTACTGCCGATTCCCTGCTTGGAAATATCCGTATAACCCTCTCCCTACGCCTTATCTCCTCATTCAATCTCTCCACACTGTTGGTCGTCCTCAGACGCTTACGATACTTCTCCGGCAAAGACAATATCGCCACAGCATCGTCAAATCCCTCTTCCAAAATCCTCATCGCCTTAGGAGCTTTTTCTTCGTATTCCTCTAAAACCCTCATCAACAACATCCTGGCTGTCCCCATATCCGGAGCATGCAAAATAGCCTGTATCCGAGTCTTGAGCTCCCCCTGAAGACCCTTAGGTGAAGCAGATAGTATGTTCCGTATAAAATGAGTTTGACACCTCTGCCAGCTTGACCCCTGAAAATTTCTCCTCAAAGCCTTTACTAATCCCTTGTGGTCGTCAGATACCACTAAATCCACACCTCTTAAACCTCTATCTTTCAACCAACCGAAAAAATCCCCCCAGCTCTCCTCTGATTCGCTATCTCCTACCACAAACCCCAAAACTTCTCGTATACCTTCTCTGTTCACACCCACACATATAAGCATGCTCCTATGTAAGACCCTGTTTTCTTCCCTCACCCTTATAACCAATGCATCTACAATCAGAAAGGGATACTCCTTATCCTTCAAAGACCTATCTCTCCACGCTTCTATAACTGGATCCAGCCTCCTGCATAATTCCGACACCAATGACTTGGATATCCTTACTCCACATAACTCCTCGGTTATCTCAGATACCTTACGGGTTGATACCCCATTTACTACCATCTCCATCAAAGCCAAAATAAAGGCCTGTTCGCTCCTCTGATATCTGCTGAAAAGCTCCGTAGAAAACTTGCCATTACGAAGCCTGGGCACCCTCAAAACAAGGCTCCCTACTCTCGTCGTAAGCCTGTGCGGGTATGTTCCGTTGCGATACCCTCGTCTTTCCTCTGTCCGCTCGTAAGCCTCTGCTCTCAATTGTTCCGTTGCCTGGGCTTGAAGAACTTGATTCAATACCGACTCCAATAACTTAGATACTCCAGAATCCTTACTGTCCGACAAAAATAACTGATGCAGTAATTCTGAGTCGATGGTAATATTGTACTGAGCCATTGCAAGGTCACCTCCGGTTTGGGTTTGTTTTTCCGCTTACCATTTTAAACCAGAGACCTTGCCTTGGCTCTTAATTTTACACAATTATATGGACGTAACTCTCATATACTTTTAGCTCCTCATTTCTCATTTATTTATAAAAATTGTCGACAGACAACTTTCTGGTTATTTTGTTGATTCTATAATACAAAAAAGTCTTTTGCAAGCTCAGCTCTAGCTGTTGTAACCGGACAATGATATTGTCACCCTGTAAGGGGACAGAAAAAATGTCACCATGAGGAAGAGTAACTTTTTGAGCGAGCACTAAATAGAGAGGCTTAAGAGCGAGAGTGAGGTAAAGAGGTATAGCAGCGCTGGCGCATGGGAACAGGGGAAGCAAATCTAAACATGCTACTCCGAAAGAGATAAAAGAGGTTATAGTCAGGTTTGCTATGAGCAAATACCATGGTGCTAGTTACCAGCACATGTGGGAGCTTTTGGACGAACATGAGAGCATATCTATACCATCCAAAACCATAGGCCGTATTCGCAAAGAAGCTTCAATACCGCACAGGCATACCCATAAGGCATCAAGGAATAGGCGTCCAGGGGACGTATGCCCCAGGAGGGCATGCTCGTACAATGTGATGCCAGCCTCCATGAGTGGCTTGAGTGCAGATACTCCAGGTTGTGCCTTCATGGAGCCATAGATGATGCCACAGGTAAGGTCCTTAGTCTATATTTCAGGCCTAATGAGGACTTATTGGGTTACCTGTACATTTTAACACAAATGGATTTGTAAATAGGCTCAACGCTCGTTTCGCTGTTGAAGCAGATGACAAAGACCCTGCCTTCAAGGTCGCACCTAATAAGAATTCATTGAATAACACCAAATGACTAGGAAAGCATCCAAAGGCTCCACCATATCTTTCGAAGGAAATATTTATCAGCTGCCATATCATAGAAGTTCTGTAATGCCTTTGAAACCCAGGAGTACCGTCTATGCTACAAGCATTTGATGGCTCCCTGGGCGCCATGTATGGTGACGATTATTTCAGGTTAAGACTCCTAACTGATACCAATATCAACAATGTCCCTTCCAACAAGGAG
The DNA window shown above is from Thermovirga lienii DSM 17291 and carries:
- a CDS encoding RNA polymerase sigma factor, sigma-70 family (PFAM: Sigma-70 region 2~TIGRFAM: RNA polymerase sigma factor, sigma-70 family~InterPro IPR014284: IPR007627~KEGG: aco:Amico_1738 RNA polymerase, sigma-24 subunit, ECF subfamily~PFAM: sigma-70 region 2 domain protein~SPTR: RNA polymerase sigma factor;~TIGRFAM: RNA polymerase sigma factor, sigma-70 family); translation: MKMNKDFSKLIIATARRYANSREDFEDLVQEGHLALLELLKGRTQEKIKKTGELMDYVKKRLPGMMRSKARKLWKYREESKYDFKEEFENISDPRAISDFEIVDFRMFLENILKKDVEILRHFLAGKTQQQIGEILGMTQQAISKKMKIMKEKIKEALNEE
- a CDS encoding transposase mutator type (PFAM: Transposase, Mutator family~COGs: COG3328 Transposase and inactivated derivatives~InterPro IPR001207~KEGG: slp:Slip_1151 transposase mutator type~PFAM: transposase mutator type~SPTR: Transposase mutator type), whose product is MAQYNITIDSELLHQLFLSDSKDSGVSKLLESVLNQVLQAQATEQLRAEAYERTEERRGYRNGTYPHRLTTRVGSLVLRVPRLRNGKFSTELFSRYQRSEQAFILALMEMVVNGVSTRKVSEITEELCGVRISKSLVSELCRRLDPVIEAWRDRSLKDKEYPFLIVDALVIRVREENRVLHRSMLICVGVNREGIREVLGFVVGDSESEESWGDFFGWLKDRGLRGVDLVVSDDHKGLVKALRRNFQGSSWQRCQTHFIRNILSASPKGLQGELKTRIQAILHAPDMGTARMLLMRVLEEYEEKAPKAMRILEEGFDDAVAILSLPEKYRKRLRTTNSVERLNEEIRRRERVIRIFPSRESAVRLLGAVLLEIDNKWAGGRKYLDMDEYYEYLSQQQSRSSPKIYCL